One window of Klebsiella quasivariicola genomic DNA carries:
- a CDS encoding phosphoglycerate dehydrogenase, with protein MKVICTSPSFAKYDDAPISALKEADLELVMLPADASTEMLAQHLPDAIAMIVAFTDINESLLEKAPRLKIVCKHGVGVDNIDLNATRQRNIFVTNVPDANKHAVADFAFGLILNTARQISQAISETKAGNWPRIFATDVYGKTLGIVGLGHIGKEVARRARGFNMRVLATDAWPDREFAQEHQVEYVSLDTLTAQSDFISLHTPLTPETENMFNAARLQQMKSGAFLINVSRGGIVDEHALYEALKSGHLAGAAADVFLEEPCATHPLFTLANFAPTSHIAGYTDGAISNISARCVNNIITCVCRGERPENIMNSL; from the coding sequence ATGAAAGTAATTTGCACCTCGCCCTCATTCGCCAAATACGACGACGCGCCTATTTCAGCGCTGAAAGAGGCCGATCTGGAACTGGTCATGTTGCCTGCCGATGCCTCGACAGAAATGCTGGCTCAGCATCTGCCTGATGCCATAGCGATGATTGTCGCCTTTACCGATATCAATGAATCTCTGCTGGAAAAAGCGCCCAGGCTTAAAATTGTCTGCAAACACGGCGTTGGTGTGGATAACATCGATCTTAACGCGACACGTCAGCGCAATATTTTTGTCACTAACGTTCCGGATGCCAATAAGCATGCGGTGGCCGATTTTGCTTTTGGTTTAATTCTCAATACTGCCCGCCAGATTTCTCAGGCAATAAGTGAAACGAAAGCAGGCAACTGGCCTCGTATTTTTGCCACTGATGTTTATGGCAAAACGCTGGGGATCGTCGGTTTAGGCCATATCGGCAAGGAAGTGGCGCGACGTGCGCGCGGATTCAATATGCGAGTGCTGGCCACCGACGCCTGGCCGGACAGAGAATTTGCTCAGGAGCATCAGGTTGAATATGTTTCACTGGATACTCTGACGGCGCAAAGTGATTTTATTAGTCTGCATACGCCGTTAACCCCGGAAACTGAAAATATGTTTAATGCCGCCCGGCTACAGCAGATGAAATCAGGGGCGTTCCTCATTAATGTTTCCAGAGGCGGTATCGTTGATGAACACGCTTTGTATGAGGCACTGAAATCAGGACACCTCGCCGGAGCCGCAGCTGACGTTTTTCTCGAGGAGCCGTGCGCTACGCATCCTTTGTTTACCCTGGCCAATTTTGCGCCAACCTCGCATATTGCTGGATATACGGATGGCGCCATTAGCAATATTAGCGCACGCTGCGTCAACAATATTATTACCTGCGTCTGTCGCGGTGAACGACCTGAAAACATTATGAATTCGCTGTAA
- the dtnK gene encoding D-threonate kinase: protein MNDDGNNNVLVLADDFTGANDAGVSLAEAGMAVEVAFTAGQASSVRALILNSDSRAMSAAAAAYKVTALLRGAVTFTAHWQVKKIDSTLRGNPGAELEAMMTVQNCRVAVVAPAYPAAGRHTRDGRCYVRGVALDQTEFASDPKTPVSRADIAGILAMQSRLPCRSLSAAQLPAALAAADEERRVLIVDAWEDGHLDQVIDAVAPHARKTLLVGSAGQRFALARRLRRSEQGPLLAVVGSMSEMAQRQVAALQAHPRVRQIEIDVARVFSGSPEDEARRIAGVLREGRHCVVTTRPDSAARQGIEARCREQGLSRAAYGERICGWLAALTAQAVAQCPPGALYLSGGDVAIAVAQALGASGFQIRGRVAECVPYGHFLGGRWSRPVMTKAGGFGTDTTLLHVVNFIEEKLSV, encoded by the coding sequence ATGAACGACGACGGCAATAACAACGTGCTGGTGCTGGCGGATGACTTTACCGGGGCGAATGATGCCGGGGTCAGCCTGGCAGAAGCAGGGATGGCGGTGGAAGTGGCATTTACCGCCGGGCAGGCGTCCTCCGTGCGGGCATTAATTCTTAACAGCGACAGCCGGGCGATGAGCGCCGCCGCGGCGGCGTACAAGGTTACCGCTCTGCTGCGCGGTGCGGTGACATTCACTGCGCACTGGCAGGTAAAGAAGATCGACTCCACGCTGCGCGGAAATCCCGGCGCCGAACTGGAGGCGATGATGACGGTGCAGAATTGTCGGGTGGCGGTGGTGGCGCCGGCGTATCCGGCGGCCGGGCGGCATACCCGGGACGGGCGCTGTTATGTCCGTGGGGTAGCCCTCGATCAGACTGAATTTGCCAGCGATCCGAAAACGCCGGTGAGCCGGGCGGATATTGCCGGCATTCTCGCCATGCAGAGCCGGCTGCCGTGCCGCTCGCTGAGCGCCGCGCAGCTTCCGGCGGCGTTAGCGGCTGCTGACGAGGAGAGGCGGGTACTGATTGTCGATGCCTGGGAAGACGGCCACCTGGATCAGGTGATCGACGCCGTCGCGCCCCATGCGCGCAAGACGTTGCTGGTCGGCTCGGCGGGCCAGCGCTTCGCGCTGGCCCGCCGCCTGCGACGTAGTGAGCAGGGGCCGCTGCTGGCGGTGGTCGGTTCAATGAGTGAGATGGCGCAGCGACAGGTTGCGGCCCTGCAGGCCCACCCCCGGGTGAGGCAGATTGAGATTGACGTGGCGCGGGTCTTTAGCGGCTCGCCTGAGGATGAGGCCCGGCGGATCGCCGGGGTGCTGCGCGAAGGCCGGCACTGCGTGGTGACTACCCGCCCGGACAGCGCTGCCCGGCAGGGGATAGAAGCCCGGTGCCGTGAACAGGGCCTGAGCCGTGCCGCATACGGCGAGCGCATTTGTGGCTGGCTTGCCGCGCTTACGGCGCAGGCGGTGGCGCAGTGCCCTCCTGGCGCCCTGTATCTCTCCGGCGGCGATGTGGCCATCGCTGTGGCTCAGGCGCTCGGCGCCAGCGGGTTCCAGATCCGTGGCCGGGTGGCGGAGTGCGTTCCTTACGGGCATTTTCTCGGTGGCCGCTGGTCGCGGCCGGTGATGACCAAAGCCGGAGGATTCGGCACCGACACCACGCTGTTACATGTTGTGAATTTTATTGAGGAGAAACTGAGTGTCTAA
- a CDS encoding PhzF family phenazine biosynthesis protein: MQEIQFYLVDAFSDKNFGGNAAAVCPLSEWLADDVLLKMAQQHNQSETAFFVRTDEGYELRWFTTLGEINLCGHATLATAHVIFEYLDHPSATITFSTRFVGDLRVTRSGDWLTLDFPAWSTAPVANPPADLLAGLGLESAVEVREGRDYLVVLADRQQVEAVQPDMVRLQTLGKMICVSAPDVEYDFVSRFFCPGEGVPEDPVTGSAHSMLIPWWGEKLGKTTMMARQGSTRGGDLRCQWQGDRVLIGGQATTYLRGTVYLRG; this comes from the coding sequence ATGCAGGAAATTCAATTTTATCTGGTCGATGCTTTCAGCGATAAAAACTTCGGTGGCAATGCCGCTGCCGTCTGCCCGCTCAGCGAGTGGTTAGCCGACGATGTGCTGCTGAAAATGGCCCAACAGCATAACCAGTCCGAAACGGCTTTCTTTGTCCGTACCGACGAGGGTTATGAGCTACGCTGGTTTACCACACTCGGCGAAATCAACCTCTGCGGCCATGCCACCCTGGCGACAGCGCACGTGATTTTCGAATATCTTGACCATCCTTCGGCGACCATTACCTTCAGTACTCGCTTTGTGGGCGATCTGCGGGTCACCCGCAGCGGCGACTGGCTGACGCTCGACTTCCCGGCCTGGTCGACCGCGCCGGTGGCCAATCCGCCAGCGGACCTGCTGGCCGGGCTGGGGCTTGAGTCCGCCGTTGAAGTACGGGAAGGGCGCGATTATCTGGTGGTGCTGGCGGATCGCCAGCAGGTTGAAGCCGTGCAGCCGGATATGGTGCGGCTGCAAACGCTTGGCAAAATGATCTGTGTTAGCGCGCCGGATGTGGAGTATGACTTTGTCAGCCGCTTCTTCTGCCCGGGTGAAGGAGTACCGGAAGATCCGGTGACCGGCTCCGCCCATAGCATGCTGATCCCCTGGTGGGGCGAAAAGCTGGGGAAAACCACCATGATGGCGCGCCAGGGTTCCACCCGCGGCGGCGACCTGCGCTGCCAGTGGCAGGGCGACCGGGTGCTGATCGGCGGCCAGGCGACCACCTATCTGCGCGGGACGGTTTACCTGCGAGGGTAA
- a CDS encoding GNAT family N-acetyltransferase — translation MYTITDIAATDAEFTALIAALDAWQETLYPAESNHLLDLGQLPPQTVIALAIRSPLGEAVGCGAIVLSEEGFGEMKRVYIDPQHRGQQLGEKLLAALEAKARQRDCHTLRLETGIHQHAAIALYTRNGYQTRCAFAPYLPDPLSVFMEKPLFVDLRSAAL, via the coding sequence ATGTATACCATCACCGACATCGCCGCCACCGACGCTGAATTTACCGCCCTGATTGCCGCTCTTGACGCCTGGCAGGAGACACTTTATCCGGCGGAGAGCAACCATCTGCTGGACCTCGGCCAGCTGCCGCCGCAGACGGTGATCGCCCTGGCGATCCGCAGCCCGCTGGGCGAGGCCGTTGGCTGCGGGGCTATCGTCCTCAGTGAGGAAGGTTTTGGCGAAATGAAACGGGTCTATATCGATCCGCAGCACCGCGGACAACAGCTGGGGGAAAAACTGCTGGCGGCGCTGGAGGCGAAAGCGCGTCAGCGCGATTGCCATACCCTGCGCCTGGAGACCGGCATCCATCAGCATGCGGCGATTGCCCTTTATACGCGCAACGGCTACCAGACACGCTGCGCGTTTGCGCCGTATCTGCCGGATCCGCTCAGCGTGTTTATGGAGAAACCGCTGTTTGTCGATCTTCGTTCAGCAGCGCTATAA
- a CDS encoding DeoR/GlpR family DNA-binding transcription regulator, translating to MKGYNRLEQIMDFLKSHNLVTVDQLVAATNASPATIRRDLIKLDQEGVISRTHGGVTLNRFIPSQPTTLEKAQRSPLEKQAIASAAAALVKAGDAIVLDAGTTMIELARQITHLPLRVITSDLHIALFLSEFKQIEVTIIGGRIDDSSQSCIGDHGRRLLQTIWPDLAFVSCNGWDLEKGITAPTEEKAALKRDLMANARRRILLADSSKYGAWSLFNIAPLASLTDIVTDAHLPEETREALLTLSPQLIIAD from the coding sequence ATGAAGGGATATAACCGGTTAGAGCAGATTATGGACTTCCTGAAAAGCCATAATCTGGTGACAGTCGACCAGCTGGTGGCGGCGACCAACGCCTCACCGGCCACTATTCGCCGCGACCTGATCAAACTCGATCAGGAAGGGGTGATCAGTCGCACGCATGGCGGGGTGACGCTGAATCGGTTTATTCCTTCCCAGCCGACGACGCTGGAGAAAGCCCAGCGCAGCCCGCTGGAGAAGCAGGCGATCGCCAGCGCGGCGGCAGCGCTGGTGAAAGCCGGCGACGCTATCGTGCTCGACGCCGGCACCACCATGATTGAGCTGGCGCGGCAGATCACCCATCTGCCGCTGCGGGTGATCACCAGCGATTTACATATCGCGCTGTTCTTATCGGAATTTAAGCAGATTGAAGTGACGATTATCGGCGGGCGCATCGACGACAGCAGCCAGTCGTGCATCGGCGATCACGGCCGCCGTCTGCTGCAGACTATCTGGCCGGATCTTGCCTTCGTCAGCTGCAACGGCTGGGACCTTGAGAAAGGCATCACCGCCCCGACCGAAGAGAAGGCCGCCCTGAAACGGGATCTGATGGCCAATGCCCGGCGGCGGATTCTGCTGGCGGACAGCTCGAAATACGGCGCCTGGTCACTGTTCAACATTGCTCCGCTGGCGTCGTTGACCGATATCGTCACCGACGCCCACCTGCCGGAAGAGACCCGCGAAGCGCTGCTGACCCTCTCCCCGCAGCTGATCATTGCCGACTGA
- a CDS encoding D-threonate 4-phosphate dehydrogenase, producing the protein MSKTIAVTMGDPAGIGPEIIIKSLAEGALSGAPVVVVGCAQTLRRILALNITPRVELRIIDHPAEAVFSPATINVIDEPLSDPQELRPGEVQAQAGDLAFRCIKRATALALEGAVAAIATAPLNKEALHLAGHAFPGHTELLAHLTQTTDYAMVLYTEKLKVIHITTHISLRKFLDTLNQPRIETVIGVADRFLRRVGYQRPRIAVAGVNPHAGENGLFGDEEIRIVAPAVAAMQAQGIAVTGPCPPDTVFMQCHEGMYDMVVAMYHDQGHIPLKLLGFYDGVNITAGLPFIRTSADHGTAFDIAWTGKAKSESMATSIELAMQIAQE; encoded by the coding sequence GTGTCTAAAACGATTGCAGTCACAATGGGCGACCCGGCAGGTATTGGTCCGGAGATTATTATTAAATCCCTCGCCGAGGGGGCGCTGAGCGGCGCACCGGTGGTGGTGGTGGGCTGTGCCCAGACGCTGCGGCGGATCCTGGCGCTGAATATCACGCCGCGGGTGGAGCTACGCATCATCGACCATCCCGCCGAAGCAGTATTTTCCCCGGCGACGATTAACGTTATCGATGAACCGCTCAGCGACCCGCAGGAGCTGCGTCCAGGCGAAGTCCAGGCCCAGGCGGGCGATCTCGCGTTTCGCTGCATCAAACGCGCGACCGCCCTCGCGCTGGAGGGCGCCGTCGCCGCCATCGCCACCGCGCCGCTGAATAAAGAGGCGCTTCATCTGGCGGGGCATGCTTTCCCCGGCCATACCGAACTGCTGGCCCACCTGACGCAGACCACCGATTACGCCATGGTGCTGTATACCGAGAAGCTTAAAGTTATCCATATCACCACCCATATTTCCCTGCGCAAGTTCCTCGATACCCTCAACCAGCCGCGGATTGAGACGGTGATTGGCGTGGCAGATCGGTTTTTGCGCCGTGTCGGCTATCAGCGTCCACGCATTGCGGTCGCCGGGGTCAACCCGCATGCCGGGGAGAATGGCTTGTTTGGCGATGAAGAGATCCGCATCGTCGCCCCGGCGGTCGCCGCCATGCAGGCGCAGGGGATAGCGGTCACCGGACCCTGTCCACCGGACACGGTGTTTATGCAGTGTCATGAAGGGATGTACGACATGGTAGTGGCGATGTACCACGATCAGGGGCATATCCCGCTGAAGCTGCTCGGGTTCTATGACGGGGTGAATATCACCGCCGGGCTGCCGTTCATCCGCACCTCAGCGGATCATGGCACCGCGTTTGATATTGCCTGGACAGGTAAAGCGAAGTCTGAGAGCATGGCAACCTCCATTGAGCTCGCCATGCAAATCGCGCAGGAATAA
- a CDS encoding iron-containing alcohol dehydrogenase — protein MATIHSTIISGAGASSALRPLLAGKTSILLVTDKNVGALEATQAIHRLLTAEGREVEVIDTVPAEPSHHDVEQIVSQLGASQPQMVVGIGGGSVLDVAKLLSVLLHPEAPALTALLAGEQPQRRLGSLLIPATAGTGSEATPNAILAIPEQQTKVGIISPVLLPDYVALLPELTTSMPASIAASTGIDALCHLLECFTSTVANPVSDNAALIGLHKLVRHIERSVNQPQDLTAKLEMLWASWYGGAAINHAGTHLVHALSYPLGGTWHLPHGVANAILLAPCMRVVRPHAVAKFAQVWDLIPDADRTLSEEEKSHALVAWLAALVKRLPLPDNLAALGVPQESIPALSAAAQNVKRLMNNAPCSVSREEIAAIYQTLFPEHA, from the coding sequence GTGGCGACGATACACAGCACGATTATCAGCGGGGCGGGCGCCTCATCGGCTCTGCGCCCGCTGCTGGCCGGTAAAACCTCTATCCTGCTGGTGACCGACAAGAACGTCGGGGCGCTGGAAGCAACCCAGGCGATCCATCGCCTGCTGACGGCTGAGGGACGCGAGGTCGAGGTCATTGACACGGTGCCGGCGGAGCCAAGCCATCATGATGTGGAGCAGATCGTCAGCCAGCTGGGCGCCAGCCAGCCACAGATGGTCGTTGGCATCGGCGGGGGGAGCGTGCTGGATGTGGCAAAACTGCTGTCAGTACTTCTGCACCCTGAGGCGCCCGCTCTGACGGCCCTGCTGGCCGGTGAGCAGCCGCAACGACGGCTCGGCTCATTGTTAATCCCGGCCACCGCCGGGACCGGCTCTGAAGCGACGCCGAACGCCATTCTGGCAATCCCCGAGCAGCAGACCAAAGTGGGGATCATCTCCCCGGTGCTGCTGCCGGACTATGTCGCCCTGCTGCCGGAACTGACCACCAGCATGCCGGCCAGCATCGCGGCGTCGACCGGCATTGATGCCCTGTGCCATCTGCTGGAGTGCTTTACCTCCACCGTCGCCAATCCGGTGAGCGACAACGCGGCGTTAATCGGTTTGCACAAGCTGGTGCGCCATATCGAGCGCTCGGTGAATCAGCCGCAGGATCTAACGGCAAAACTGGAGATGCTCTGGGCCTCGTGGTACGGCGGCGCAGCGATTAACCATGCGGGCACCCACCTGGTGCATGCGCTCTCCTATCCGCTCGGCGGCACCTGGCATCTGCCGCACGGCGTGGCCAACGCCATCCTGCTGGCGCCCTGTATGCGGGTGGTCCGCCCCCACGCGGTGGCGAAATTTGCTCAGGTCTGGGATCTGATCCCCGACGCGGATCGCACGCTCAGCGAGGAAGAGAAATCCCATGCGCTGGTCGCGTGGCTGGCGGCGCTGGTGAAACGACTGCCGCTGCCCGACAACCTGGCCGCGCTCGGCGTGCCGCAGGAGAGCATTCCCGCCCTCAGCGCGGCGGCGCAAAACGTCAAACGCCTGATGAACAATGCCCCCTGCAGCGTCAGCCGTGAAGAGATAGCGGCTATCTACCAGACGTTGTTTCCAGAACATGCCTAA
- a CDS encoding MFS transporter, which produces MNTTANTTRIRWWIAGLMWLAIAINYIDRTVLSAAAPHLIDELKLDPEMMGFIMAAFFWSYSLLQIPAGWFADRFGQKKGLGLAVAWWSIATSMMGVATGFKSLLALRLALGVGEAAAYPSNAGIAARWFPDKERATVSGLFDSASKFGGAVAMPLIVWMIYTFDWRLTFLIIGSVGILWVIAWYFIYAENPEEHKRISPSEVRIIRDGQKQHHGDKTVLPMKWYKLLRYRNIWAMCIGFFTINYTSYFFITWLPTYLVKEKGMDFIKMGMVAALPLLCGMVIEVFAGWASDRLVHKKILSLTATRKLFLTIGLLMALCIGFAPFTDSVFMTVFLLCVAKSGTTVAASQVWALPGDVAPKNSVSIVAGLQNTVSNMGGAVGPIITGAIVAATGSFNWALIFSAILVVIGIINYLFLMGKIEPINDKGEKSPVLNAAEQH; this is translated from the coding sequence ATGAACACGACAGCTAACACTACTCGTATTCGCTGGTGGATAGCCGGATTAATGTGGTTGGCTATTGCCATTAACTATATCGACCGGACAGTATTATCTGCCGCCGCCCCTCATTTAATTGATGAACTGAAGCTCGACCCCGAAATGATGGGGTTTATCATGGCTGCTTTTTTTTGGTCATATTCGTTATTACAGATCCCCGCGGGGTGGTTCGCCGATCGTTTTGGACAGAAAAAAGGTCTTGGTTTAGCCGTTGCCTGGTGGTCAATCGCCACCTCGATGATGGGGGTTGCCACGGGGTTTAAATCACTTCTCGCCTTGCGTCTGGCTTTAGGTGTTGGCGAGGCCGCCGCCTACCCCAGCAATGCAGGGATCGCCGCACGCTGGTTTCCGGACAAAGAGCGCGCGACGGTATCCGGCCTGTTCGACAGCGCGTCTAAATTTGGCGGTGCCGTTGCCATGCCGCTTATCGTCTGGATGATCTACACCTTTGACTGGCGACTGACCTTTCTGATCATCGGTAGTGTGGGCATTTTATGGGTTATCGCATGGTATTTTATCTATGCTGAAAACCCTGAAGAACATAAACGCATCAGTCCTTCGGAAGTGCGCATTATTCGCGATGGCCAAAAACAACATCACGGCGACAAAACCGTATTGCCAATGAAATGGTATAAGCTCTTGCGTTATCGTAACATTTGGGCAATGTGCATCGGCTTTTTCACCATCAATTATACGTCCTATTTTTTCATTACCTGGCTTCCCACTTACCTGGTAAAAGAGAAAGGTATGGATTTTATTAAAATGGGGATGGTAGCCGCTCTGCCTTTATTATGTGGGATGGTGATTGAAGTTTTTGCTGGCTGGGCCTCAGATCGCCTGGTACATAAGAAAATACTGTCTCTAACAGCGACCCGTAAACTGTTTTTGACCATCGGCTTACTCATGGCACTTTGCATCGGTTTTGCACCATTTACCGACTCGGTTTTCATGACTGTTTTTCTTCTTTGTGTCGCCAAATCAGGAACCACGGTTGCTGCGTCGCAGGTTTGGGCCTTACCGGGTGATGTTGCCCCCAAAAACAGCGTCTCAATTGTCGCTGGGCTGCAAAATACGGTTTCGAATATGGGAGGCGCAGTCGGCCCTATCATTACGGGTGCGATCGTTGCTGCGACAGGCTCATTCAACTGGGCACTGATTTTCTCGGCCATTCTTGTCGTTATCGGGATAATCAACTACCTGTTCCTGATGGGTAAAATTGAACCTATCAATGACAAGGGTGAAAAATCACCCGTCCTTAATGCTGCTGAACAACATTAA
- a CDS encoding dihydrodipicolinate synthase family protein: MRKAISGVLTAIVTPFTAEGALNLPALRQQVQRQIAAGNGIFCGGTNGEFFVLNEEEKIAVARTCVEEAAGRVPVVAHIGEISTRETRRLGQQIARLGVDAVSAITPWFVPLKQEELINHYTAIADALSVPLFLYNIPARTGNTIAPETARQLARHENIVGIKDSAGSYESLKGFLDAVRDIDGFDVLNGPDSLIHQGFVDGCSACISGLANVAPAEINAIWSHFHAGDIAGSRQAQERVTGLRTDLYKVAFSPAAVKKALQLMGHEVGDSRYAVQFSDQQLQQIKNIINTYLH; encoded by the coding sequence ATGAGGAAAGCTATTAGCGGCGTACTGACCGCCATCGTCACCCCCTTTACCGCCGAGGGCGCGCTTAACCTGCCTGCGCTACGCCAGCAGGTACAGCGCCAGATCGCCGCGGGCAACGGTATTTTCTGCGGCGGTACCAACGGCGAATTTTTTGTCCTCAATGAGGAAGAGAAGATCGCCGTCGCCAGAACCTGCGTGGAAGAAGCGGCCGGTCGCGTCCCGGTGGTGGCCCATATCGGGGAAATATCCACCCGGGAAACTCGTCGACTGGGCCAGCAGATCGCCCGCCTCGGCGTTGACGCGGTATCGGCCATCACCCCGTGGTTCGTGCCCTTGAAGCAGGAAGAGCTGATTAACCACTATACGGCGATCGCCGACGCGCTGAGCGTCCCGCTCTTTCTTTACAACATTCCCGCGCGCACCGGGAACACCATTGCCCCGGAGACCGCGCGCCAGCTGGCCCGGCACGAGAATATCGTCGGCATCAAGGACAGCGCCGGCAGCTATGAGAGCCTGAAAGGCTTTCTCGACGCGGTGCGCGATATCGACGGCTTCGACGTTCTGAACGGACCGGACTCGCTTATTCATCAGGGATTTGTCGACGGCTGTTCAGCCTGCATCTCGGGGCTTGCCAACGTCGCGCCCGCTGAAATCAACGCCATCTGGTCGCACTTTCACGCCGGGGATATCGCCGGATCGCGCCAGGCCCAGGAGCGAGTGACGGGCCTGCGCACCGATCTGTATAAGGTGGCGTTCTCGCCCGCGGCGGTGAAAAAAGCCCTGCAGCTGATGGGTCATGAGGTGGGCGACAGCCGCTACGCGGTGCAGTTCAGTGACCAACAGCTGCAGCAGATTAAAAATATCATTAACACCTACCTTCACTAA
- a CDS encoding L-lactate dehydrogenase: MHTKARKVMIIGAGNVGASAAYALLNQSICEELILVDLNQQRAEAHAQDLSDAAAYLPGMMTISTREASDCADVDIAVITVSGGALRPGQSRLDELTATAKIVKSIVPAMMANGFNGIFLVATNPCDIITWQVWQLSGLPRSQVLGTGVWLDTTRLRRLLAQELEIGAQSIDAFILGEHGDTQFPVWSHSSVYGSPIADLYQQRTGHPLDREAMAEKVRKLGFEIYAGKGCTEYGVAGTIAEICRNIFTGSHRALAVSCILDGEYGVSGAAAGVPAVLAQGGVQQIIELRLAAEEQAKFSQSIAVIKANIARLP, encoded by the coding sequence ATGCACACTAAAGCCCGTAAAGTGATGATTATTGGCGCTGGCAACGTCGGCGCATCGGCGGCCTATGCCCTGCTCAATCAGAGTATTTGCGAGGAGCTGATCCTCGTCGACCTTAACCAGCAGCGCGCTGAAGCCCACGCTCAGGACCTGAGCGATGCCGCCGCTTACCTGCCGGGGATGATGACCATCTCCACCCGCGAGGCCAGCGACTGCGCCGATGTCGATATCGCGGTGATCACCGTCTCCGGCGGCGCGCTGCGCCCCGGTCAGAGCCGGCTGGATGAGCTGACCGCCACCGCGAAGATTGTGAAGAGCATTGTGCCGGCGATGATGGCGAACGGATTTAACGGCATCTTCCTGGTGGCCACCAACCCCTGCGATATCATCACCTGGCAGGTATGGCAGCTCTCCGGCCTGCCGCGCAGCCAGGTGCTGGGCACCGGCGTCTGGCTGGACACCACCCGCCTGCGTCGCCTGTTGGCGCAGGAGCTGGAGATTGGCGCCCAGAGCATCGACGCCTTTATCCTCGGCGAGCATGGCGATACCCAGTTTCCGGTGTGGTCGCACTCCTCGGTGTACGGCTCGCCGATCGCCGACCTCTATCAGCAGCGCACCGGCCACCCGCTCGATCGCGAGGCCATGGCCGAAAAAGTGCGTAAGCTGGGGTTTGAGATCTACGCGGGTAAAGGCTGCACCGAATATGGCGTGGCAGGCACCATCGCCGAGATCTGCCGCAATATCTTCACCGGCAGCCACCGCGCGCTGGCGGTCTCCTGCATTCTTGACGGCGAGTACGGGGTCAGCGGCGCAGCGGCTGGGGTGCCGGCGGTGCTGGCCCAGGGCGGCGTGCAGCAGATTATTGAACTGCGGCTGGCCGCCGAAGAGCAGGCGAAGTTCAGCCAGTCGATAGCGGTGATCAAAGCCAATATCGCTCGTCTGCCCTGA
- the ptrR gene encoding putrescine utilization regulator PtrR, which translates to MDLTQLEMFNAVASTGSITQAAQKVHRVPSNLTTRIRQLEADLGVELFIRENQRLRLSPAGHSFLRYSQQILALVDEARMVVAGDEPQGLFSLGSLESTAAVRIPTTLAHFNQRYPKIHLALSTGPSGTMIDGVLEGALSAAFVDGPLVHPGLEGLPVFPEEMMIVAPYGHAPIDRASEVNGANVYAFRANCSYRRHFESWFHADRATPGRIHEMESYHGMLACVIAGAGLALIPRSMLESMPGHQQVSAWPLAEEWRWLTTWLVWRRGAKTRQLEAFIALLNEDRQTAVSP; encoded by the coding sequence ATGGACCTGACTCAGCTAGAGATGTTTAACGCGGTCGCCAGCACCGGCAGCATTACTCAGGCGGCGCAGAAAGTGCATCGCGTGCCGTCCAACCTCACCACCCGCATCCGCCAACTGGAGGCCGACCTCGGCGTTGAGCTGTTTATTCGCGAGAACCAGCGCCTGCGCCTGTCGCCCGCGGGCCACAGCTTCTTACGCTACAGCCAGCAGATCCTCGCCCTGGTGGACGAGGCGCGGATGGTGGTGGCGGGCGACGAACCTCAGGGACTGTTTTCCCTGGGTTCGCTGGAGAGCACCGCGGCGGTGCGGATCCCCACCACCCTGGCCCACTTTAATCAACGCTACCCGAAAATTCATCTGGCGCTCTCCACCGGCCCGTCCGGGACGATGATCGACGGCGTGCTGGAGGGGGCGCTTAGCGCCGCGTTTGTTGACGGCCCGCTGGTGCATCCGGGTCTGGAGGGGCTGCCGGTGTTCCCTGAGGAGATGATGATCGTTGCGCCTTACGGCCACGCGCCCATCGACCGCGCCAGCGAAGTGAACGGGGCCAACGTTTACGCCTTTCGCGCCAACTGCTCCTACCGCCGGCATTTTGAGAGCTGGTTCCATGCCGACAGAGCGACCCCGGGCCGGATCCACGAGATGGAGTCTTACCATGGGATGCTGGCCTGCGTGATCGCCGGCGCCGGCCTGGCGCTGATCCCGCGCAGTATGCTGGAGAGCATGCCAGGCCATCAGCAGGTTTCCGCCTGGCCGCTGGCCGAAGAGTGGCGCTGGCTAACCACCTGGCTGGTGTGGCGCCGGGGCGCCAAAACCCGCCAGCTGGAGGCCTTTATAGCGCTGCTGAACGAAGATCGACAAACAGCGGTTTCTCCATAA